In one window of Azotobacter salinestris DNA:
- the rraA gene encoding ribonuclease E activity regulator RraA encodes MQYITPDLCDAYPELVQVVEPMFNNFGGRDSFGGEIVTIKCFEDNSLVKDQVETDGKGKVLVVDGGGSLRRALLGDMLAEKAARNGWEGLVVYGCIRDVDVIAQTDLGVQALATHPMKTDKRGIGDLNVPVTFGGVTFRPGEYLYADNNGVIVSPQPLKMPE; translated from the coding sequence ATGCAATACATTACCCCGGATCTGTGCGACGCCTATCCCGAACTGGTACAGGTGGTCGAGCCGATGTTCAATAATTTCGGCGGCCGCGACTCTTTTGGTGGCGAAATTGTCACCATCAAGTGCTTCGAGGACAATTCGCTGGTCAAGGATCAGGTCGAAACCGATGGCAAGGGCAAAGTGCTCGTGGTGGATGGTGGCGGTTCGCTGCGTCGTGCCCTGCTGGGCGACATGCTCGCTGAAAAAGCCGCCCGCAACGGTTGGGAAGGGCTGGTCGTTTACGGCTGTATCCGCGATGTGGACGTGATCGCCCAGACCGACCTCGGTGTCCAGGCCTTGGCTACCCATCCCATGAAGACCGACAAGCGCGGCATCGGCGACCTGAACGTTCCGGTGACCTTCGGTGGCGTCACCTTCCGGCCGGGTGAATACTTGTACGCCGACAACAATGGCGTCATCGTTTCTCCCCAGCCCCTGAAGATGCCTGAATAA
- a CDS encoding CrfX protein codes for MHDPFEESLRDLLKSSTLTHDDNAALGRVLKTANRQAGAGDLFALLGHWFEALMIGLNSGSPHIMPVSRGGTPDSSADKAD; via the coding sequence ATGCACGATCCATTCGAAGAGTCCTTACGCGATCTGCTCAAGTCCTCGACGCTCACCCATGATGACAATGCAGCGCTGGGGCGCGTCCTGAAAACGGCCAACCGCCAGGCAGGTGCGGGCGATCTGTTTGCCCTGCTGGGCCACTGGTTCGAAGCACTGATGATCGGGTTGAACAGCGGATCGCCCCATATCATGCCTGTCTCTCGTGGTGGCACTCCTGATTCTTCTGCAGACAAGGCTGATTGA
- the nirD gene encoding nitrite reductase small subunit NirD — MNWLDICALEEINVLGARIVAGPKGDIAIFRTARDEVFALDDRCPHKGGPLSQGLIYGKRVACPLHNWQIDLESGEALEPDVGCSHKYPVKIEDGRVLLALKSLKDCA; from the coding sequence ATGAACTGGCTGGATATCTGCGCCCTGGAAGAGATCAACGTGCTCGGCGCACGCATCGTCGCCGGCCCCAAGGGCGACATCGCCATCTTCCGCACCGCACGCGACGAGGTCTTCGCCCTCGACGACCGCTGCCCGCACAAGGGCGGGCCACTGTCGCAGGGACTGATCTACGGCAAGCGCGTAGCCTGCCCACTGCACAACTGGCAGATCGATCTGGAAAGCGGCGAGGCACTGGAGCCGGATGTTGGCTGCTCGCACAAGTACCCGGTCAAGATCGAGGACGGCCGCGTGCTGCTGGCCCTGAAATCTTTGAAGGACTGCGCCTGA
- the sigX gene encoding RNA polymerase sigma factor SigX, with product MNTDHSPSSRYDPKELSDEELVERAHVELFHITRAYAELMQRYQRTLFNVCARYLGNERDADDVCQEVMLKVLYGLKNFEGKSKFKTWLYSITYNECITQYRKERRKRRLLDALSLDPLEEASEEKAPKLEERGGLDRWLVHVNPIDREILVLRFVAELEFQEIADIMHMGLSATKMRYKRALDRLREKFSGLAEP from the coding sequence TTGAACACAGACCACTCACCCTCTTCGCGATACGATCCTAAGGAACTGTCCGACGAGGAACTGGTTGAGCGTGCACATGTCGAGCTTTTCCACATTACCCGTGCCTATGCGGAGCTGATGCAACGCTATCAGCGCACGCTGTTCAATGTCTGTGCCAGATATCTGGGTAACGAACGGGACGCTGACGATGTCTGTCAGGAGGTCATGCTCAAGGTTCTCTATGGCTTGAAGAACTTCGAAGGCAAGTCGAAATTCAAGACTTGGCTTTATAGCATCACATACAACGAATGCATTACCCAATACCGGAAAGAGCGGCGAAAACGACGTCTGCTCGATGCTCTGAGCCTTGATCCCCTGGAAGAGGCTTCGGAGGAGAAGGCGCCGAAACTGGAAGAGCGGGGCGGCCTTGATCGCTGGTTGGTACATGTCAATCCCATCGACCGGGAGATTCTGGTGCTTCGCTTTGTCGCGGAGCTGGAATTTCAGGAAATCGCCGACATCATGCATATGGGGTTGAGTGCCACCAAAATGCGATACAAGCGCGCTCTAGACCGACTGCGAGAAAAATTTTCGGGGCTTGCTGAACCTTAG
- a CDS encoding nitrate reductase, whose translation MTRPTQTTASTCCYCGVGCGVLIEHDGEKITGVAGDPAHPANFGRLCSKGSTLHLTGDLAARALHPELRLGKALPRSRTDWDRALDHAANMFAETIREHGPDSVAFYISGQLLTEDYYAFNKLARALVGTNNIDSNSRLCMSSAVVGYKRSLGADAPPCSYEDMEQSHCLLIAGSNMAYAHPVLFRRLEAAKASRPEMKIIVVDPRRTDTCELADLHLAILPGTDVALFHGILHILLWEGWIDRAYIDAHTEGFDELKKLVRDYTPAAVADICGISVDSLQLCAELIGKAPSFLSLWCMGLNQSSSGSAKNSALINLHLATGQIGKPGAGPFSLTGQPNAMGGRETGSLANLLPGHREAGNAEHRAEVAGYWGVDRLPEAAGLTAIELFEAVRTGKVKALWIACTNPAQSLPDQQKIHEALATCPFVVVQEAYATTETCRYADLLLPAAGWGEKEGMVTNSERRLSHVRRAVPAPGEARADWAIVCDFARRLEKHLHPRQSSLFDFASPAALFDEYKQLTTGRDLDLSGLSHALIDELGPQQWPFPAGASHGTLRLYADGLFPTASGRARFHADPYRAPQEKREARYPLILNTGRLRDQWHGMSRTGTVAQLFGHVEEAVLSLHQDELRRRRLASGDLVKLRSRRGSLILPVQADDSVRPGQAFLPMHWGDRFLKGLGTNVLTLPAFDPLSKQPELKHAGVEVEPVELPWQLFALVEGAVQQRFAELRLLLEEFAYASLTLTGRERPAVLLKAASAVPPEAGLLARIDALLGLDEGPVLAYDDPRRTVGKRVRIEDGRITALRLAGETAARDWLKALWSEGRTDAELRRWLLAPLSTPPGSSGALKGKTVCSCMNVGEAAIRAGVARGLDLDGLKQELRCGTSCGSCVPEIKRLLVQPLAAKA comes from the coding sequence ATGACCCGGCCGACCCAGACCACCGCCTCCACCTGCTGCTACTGCGGCGTCGGCTGCGGCGTGCTGATCGAGCACGACGGCGAGAAGATCACCGGCGTCGCCGGCGACCCGGCGCATCCGGCCAACTTCGGCCGGCTGTGCAGCAAGGGCTCGACCCTGCACCTGACCGGTGATCTGGCCGCTCGCGCGCTCCATCCCGAGCTGCGCCTGGGCAAGGCACTGCCCCGCAGCCGTACCGACTGGGACAGGGCACTGGATCATGCGGCCAACATGTTCGCCGAAACCATCCGCGAGCACGGCCCGGACAGCGTGGCCTTCTACATCTCCGGACAGCTGCTGACCGAGGACTACTACGCCTTCAACAAGCTGGCGCGCGCGCTGGTCGGCACCAACAATATCGACAGCAACTCGCGGCTGTGCATGTCCTCGGCGGTGGTCGGCTACAAGCGCAGTCTGGGTGCCGACGCCCCGCCCTGCTCCTACGAGGACATGGAGCAGAGCCATTGCCTGCTGATCGCCGGCAGCAACATGGCCTACGCCCATCCGGTGCTGTTCCGCCGCCTGGAGGCGGCCAAGGCCAGTCGCCCGGAGATGAAGATCATCGTGGTCGATCCGCGGCGCACCGATACCTGCGAGCTGGCCGACCTGCACCTGGCGATCCTGCCGGGCACCGACGTGGCGCTGTTCCACGGCATCCTGCACATCCTGCTGTGGGAAGGCTGGATCGACCGCGCCTATATCGACGCCCACACCGAGGGCTTCGACGAGCTGAAGAAGCTGGTGCGCGACTATACCCCGGCGGCGGTGGCGGATATCTGCGGCATCTCGGTGGACAGTCTGCAACTATGCGCCGAACTGATCGGCAAGGCGCCCAGCTTCCTGTCGCTGTGGTGCATGGGACTGAATCAGTCCTCGTCGGGCAGCGCCAAGAACAGCGCACTGATCAACCTGCACCTGGCCACCGGGCAGATCGGCAAGCCCGGCGCCGGCCCGTTCTCCCTGACCGGCCAGCCCAACGCCATGGGCGGGCGCGAAACCGGCAGCCTGGCCAACCTGCTGCCCGGCCATCGCGAAGCCGGCAATGCCGAGCACCGTGCGGAAGTCGCCGGCTACTGGGGCGTCGACCGACTGCCGGAGGCGGCCGGACTGACCGCCATAGAGCTGTTCGAGGCCGTGCGGACCGGCAAGGTCAAGGCGCTGTGGATCGCCTGCACCAACCCGGCGCAGTCCCTCCCCGACCAGCAGAAGATCCACGAAGCCCTTGCCACCTGCCCCTTCGTGGTGGTGCAGGAGGCCTACGCGACCACCGAGACCTGCCGCTACGCCGACCTGCTGCTGCCCGCCGCCGGCTGGGGCGAAAAGGAAGGCATGGTGACCAACTCCGAGCGGCGCCTCAGCCATGTGCGCCGGGCCGTGCCGGCACCGGGTGAGGCGCGGGCGGACTGGGCAATCGTCTGCGATTTCGCCCGCCGCCTGGAAAAGCACCTGCACCCACGCCAGTCCAGCCTGTTCGACTTCGCCAGCCCGGCCGCGCTGTTCGATGAATACAAGCAACTGACCACCGGTCGCGACCTCGACCTGTCCGGTCTGAGCCACGCCTTGATCGACGAGCTCGGCCCCCAGCAGTGGCCGTTTCCGGCTGGTGCCAGCCACGGCACGCTGCGCCTGTACGCCGATGGTCTGTTTCCCACCGCCAGTGGTCGTGCCCGCTTCCATGCCGATCCGTACCGGGCACCGCAGGAGAAGCGCGAGGCGCGCTATCCCTTGATCCTCAACACCGGCCGTCTGCGCGACCAGTGGCACGGCATGAGCCGTACCGGCACCGTCGCCCAGCTGTTCGGCCACGTCGAGGAAGCCGTGCTCAGCCTGCATCAAGACGAGCTGCGCCGCCGGCGCCTGGCCAGCGGCGACCTGGTCAAGCTGCGCAGCCGCCGCGGCAGCCTGATCCTGCCGGTGCAGGCCGACGACTCCGTACGTCCCGGCCAGGCCTTCCTGCCGATGCACTGGGGCGACCGCTTTCTCAAGGGGCTGGGCACCAACGTGCTGACCCTGCCGGCCTTCGACCCGCTGTCCAAACAGCCGGAACTCAAGCACGCCGGGGTCGAGGTGGAACCGGTCGAGCTGCCCTGGCAGCTGTTCGCCCTGGTCGAGGGTGCGGTGCAGCAGCGCTTCGCCGAATTGCGCCTGCTACTGGAGGAGTTCGCCTACGCCAGTCTGACCCTGACCGGCCGCGAACGCCCGGCCGTGCTGCTCAAGGCTGCCAGTGCCGTGCCACCGGAAGCCGGCCTGCTGGCGCGCATCGACGCCCTGCTCGGCCTCGACGAGGGGCCGGTACTGGCCTACGACGACCCGCGGCGCACCGTGGGCAAGCGCGTACGCATCGAGGACGGCCGCATCACCGCGCTGCGCCTGGCCGGCGAAACCGCCGCGCGCGATTGGCTCAAGGCGCTGTGGAGCGAGGGACGGACCGATGCCGAATTACGCCGCTGGCTGCTCGCCCCGCTCAGCACCCCGCCGGGCAGCAGCGGGGCACTCAAGGGCAAGACGGTATGCAGTTGCATGAATGTCGGCGAGGCAGCGATCCGCGCCGGCGTCGCGCGCGGCCTCGATCTCGACGGTCTCAAGCAGGAACTGCGTTGCGGCACCAGTTGTGGCTCCTGCGTACCGGAAATCAAGCGGCTGCTGGTCCAGCCGCTGGCAGCGAAGGCCTGA
- the cobA gene encoding uroporphyrinogen-III C-methyltransferase has product MSAKVWLIGAGPGDPELLTLKAVRALGEAEVVLIDDLVNPAVLEHCPQARVIGVGKRGGCRSTPQDFIHRLMLRYARQGKCVARLKGGDPCIFGRGSEEADWLARHGIATEIVNGITAGLAGATQCGIPLTLRGVARGVTLVTAHTQDDSSLNWQALAQGGTTLVVYMGVAKLAEIRDGLLAGGMHADMPVAMIENASLPQQRECHSSLGAMQQDAAAFRLTSPAILVIGEVAAVARPLSMARTA; this is encoded by the coding sequence ATGAGCGCAAAAGTCTGGCTGATCGGTGCCGGTCCCGGCGATCCCGAACTGCTGACTCTCAAGGCCGTGCGTGCCCTGGGTGAAGCGGAGGTGGTGCTGATCGACGACCTGGTCAACCCGGCGGTGCTCGAGCACTGCCCGCAGGCCCGGGTCATCGGCGTGGGCAAGCGTGGTGGCTGCCGCTCCACACCGCAGGACTTCATCCACCGCCTGATGCTTCGCTATGCCCGTCAGGGCAAGTGCGTGGCACGCCTGAAGGGCGGCGATCCCTGCATCTTCGGCCGTGGCAGCGAGGAAGCCGACTGGCTGGCCAGACACGGCATCGCCACGGAAATCGTCAACGGCATCACCGCCGGCCTGGCCGGCGCCACCCAGTGCGGCATCCCCCTGACCCTGCGCGGTGTGGCCCGTGGCGTGACCCTGGTCACGGCTCACACCCAGGACGACAGCAGCCTGAACTGGCAGGCGCTGGCACAGGGGGGTACCACCCTGGTGGTGTATATGGGCGTGGCCAAGCTGGCCGAGATCCGCGACGGCCTGCTGGCTGGCGGCATGCATGCCGACATGCCGGTGGCGATGATCGAAAACGCCTCGCTGCCGCAGCAGCGCGAATGCCATAGCAGCCTCGGCGCCATGCAGCAGGACGCTGCGGCCTTCCGCCTGACAAGCCCGGCGATTCTGGTGATCGGCGAGGTTGCTGCCGTCGCTCGGCCGCTGTCCATGGCCCGGACAGCCTGA
- the ppsA gene encoding phosphoenolpyruvate synthase gives MVEYVVSLDKLGVHDVERVGGKNASLGEMISNLSGAGVSVPGGFATTAQAYRDFLEQSGLNDRIHAALDALDVDDVNALAKTGAQIRQWVMEADLPVQLDADIRRAFAEMAGGNEHLAVAVRSSATAEDLPDASFAGQQETFLNIRGVDNVIRAVKEVFASLFNDRAIAYRVHQGFEHKLVALSAGVQRMVRSETGTAGVMFTLDTESGFREVVFITGAYGLGETVVQGAVNPDEFYVHKSTLEAGRPAILRRNLGSKAIKMVYGDEAKAGKSVKTVDVSSEDRARFCISDAEVTELAKQALVIEKHYGRPMDIEWAKDGDDGRLYVVQARPETVKSRDSATVMERYLLKEKGNILVEGRAIGQRIGAGPVKVIHDIAEMDKVQPGDVLVSDMTDPDWEPIMKRASAIVTNRGGRTCHAAIIARELGIPAVVGCGNATTVLQDGQGVTVSCAEGDTGYIFEGELGFDVRKNSIDAMPQLPFKIMMNVGNPDRAFDFAQLPNEGVGLARLEFIINRMIGVHPKALLNFASLPPEVKNSVEKRIAGYDDPVGFYVEKLVEGISTLAAAFWPKKVIVRMSDFKSNEYANLIGGKLYEPEEENPMLGFRGASRYISESFRDCFELECRAIKKVRNEMGLSNVEIMIPFVRTPGEASQVIDLLESHGLKRGENGLRVIMMCELPSNALLAEEFLEYFDGFSIGSNDLTQLTLGLDRDSGIVAHLFDERNAAVKKLLSSAIQACNKAGKYIGICGQGPSDHPDLAKWLMEQGIDSVSLNPDSVLDTWFFLAEGLGN, from the coding sequence TTGGTAGAGTACGTAGTTTCCCTTGACAAACTCGGCGTCCATGATGTGGAGCGAGTAGGGGGCAAAAACGCATCCCTGGGCGAAATGATCAGCAACCTGTCCGGCGCCGGCGTATCCGTTCCCGGGGGCTTTGCCACTACTGCCCAGGCCTACCGTGACTTCCTTGAGCAAAGCGGTCTGAACGATCGCATCCACGCGGCACTCGACGCGCTGGACGTAGATGATGTGAATGCGTTGGCCAAAACCGGCGCGCAGATTCGCCAGTGGGTGATGGAAGCCGACCTGCCCGTCCAGCTTGACGCCGACATTCGCCGGGCCTTCGCCGAAATGGCGGGTGGCAATGAGCACCTGGCTGTGGCAGTGCGCTCTTCCGCCACTGCGGAGGACCTGCCGGACGCCTCCTTCGCCGGTCAGCAGGAAACCTTCCTCAACATCCGTGGTGTGGACAACGTGATCCGCGCGGTGAAGGAGGTCTTCGCCTCCCTGTTCAACGATCGGGCCATTGCGTATCGGGTACATCAGGGCTTCGAGCACAAACTGGTCGCTCTGTCTGCCGGCGTGCAGCGCATGGTGCGTTCGGAGACCGGCACCGCAGGGGTGATGTTCACCCTGGATACCGAGTCCGGTTTCCGTGAGGTCGTATTCATCACCGGAGCCTATGGTCTCGGTGAAACCGTGGTCCAGGGTGCGGTGAACCCTGACGAGTTCTATGTGCACAAGTCGACCCTCGAGGCCGGGCGTCCTGCCATCCTGCGCCGCAATCTGGGCAGCAAGGCGATCAAGATGGTCTATGGCGATGAAGCCAAGGCTGGCAAATCGGTGAAGACCGTTGACGTGAGCAGCGAGGATCGTGCCCGCTTCTGCATCAGCGACGCCGAGGTCACCGAACTGGCCAAGCAGGCGCTGGTCATCGAGAAGCACTACGGACGGCCGATGGACATCGAATGGGCCAAGGACGGCGATGACGGTCGGCTCTATGTCGTCCAGGCGCGTCCGGAAACGGTGAAAAGCCGTGACAGTGCCACCGTGATGGAGCGCTACCTGCTGAAGGAAAAGGGCAATATCCTGGTTGAAGGACGTGCCATCGGTCAGCGAATCGGCGCCGGACCTGTCAAGGTGATCCACGATATCGCCGAAATGGACAAAGTCCAGCCGGGCGACGTACTGGTTTCCGACATGACCGACCCGGACTGGGAGCCGATCATGAAGCGCGCCAGCGCCATCGTCACCAACCGTGGCGGGCGTACCTGCCATGCGGCGATCATCGCCCGCGAGCTGGGCATCCCGGCGGTCGTCGGCTGCGGCAATGCCACTACCGTGCTGCAGGATGGCCAGGGTGTGACCGTGTCCTGTGCCGAAGGCGATACCGGCTACATCTTCGAGGGCGAGCTGGGGTTCGACGTCCGCAAGAACTCCATCGATGCCATGCCCCAGCTGCCGTTCAAGATCATGATGAACGTCGGCAATCCGGACCGGGCCTTCGACTTCGCCCAGTTGCCGAACGAGGGCGTGGGCCTGGCTCGTCTGGAGTTCATCATCAACCGAATGATCGGTGTGCATCCCAAGGCATTGCTGAACTTCGCCAGCCTGCCGCCGGAGGTCAAGAACAGCGTCGAGAAACGTATTGCCGGTTACGACGATCCGGTTGGCTTCTATGTCGAGAAGCTAGTCGAGGGCATCAGCACCTTGGCTGCAGCCTTCTGGCCGAAGAAGGTCATCGTGCGCATGTCCGACTTCAAGTCCAACGAGTATGCCAACCTGATCGGCGGCAAGCTCTACGAGCCGGAAGAAGAGAACCCGATGCTCGGCTTCCGTGGGGCTTCGCGCTATATCAGCGAATCCTTCCGTGATTGCTTCGAGCTGGAATGCCGGGCGATCAAGAAGGTGCGCAACGAAATGGGGCTGAGCAACGTCGAGATCATGATTCCCTTCGTGCGCACTCCGGGGGAAGCCAGTCAGGTCATTGATCTGTTGGAAAGCCATGGCCTCAAGCGTGGAGAAAATGGCCTGCGCGTGATCATGATGTGCGAGCTGCCCTCCAACGCGCTGCTGGCCGAGGAGTTCCTCGAGTACTTCGATGGCTTCTCCATCGGCTCCAACGACCTGACCCAACTGACCTTGGGCCTGGACCGCGACTCGGGCATCGTCGCCCACCTGTTCGACGAGCGGAATGCTGCCGTGAAGAAGTTGCTGTCCAGCGCCATCCAGGCTTGCAACAAGGCTGGCAAGTACATCGGTATCTGTGGCCAAGGACCATCGGATCATCCGGATCTGGCCAAGTGGCTGATGGAACAGGGGATCGACAGCGTCTCGTTGAATCCCGACTCAGTACTGGATACCTGGTTCTTCCTGGCAGAGGGGCTGGGAAACTGA
- a CDS encoding mechanosensitive ion channel family protein → MELDPWTQSLVAVMKALWTKVASFIPNLFVALIVVLLGFVVAKVLDTLLSKLLAKVGLDRLMSGTGLTRLLARIGIQVPVSALIGKIVHWFILLVFMVSAAESLGLARVSATLDVLALYLPKVFGAALILLAGLLLAQLVNGLVRGAAESVGLDYASGLGRVVQGLVIIISISVAIGQLEIKTDLLNTVVAIVLISVGVAVALALGLGSREVAGQIIAGIYVRELYRVGQTIRVGDLEGHIEEIGTVKTTLLTTRGELVSLANRSLLDERVSSR, encoded by the coding sequence ATGGAACTCGACCCCTGGACTCAAAGCCTGGTTGCTGTGATGAAGGCGCTTTGGACTAAGGTAGCCAGCTTCATTCCCAACCTGTTCGTCGCCCTGATCGTGGTGCTGCTCGGCTTCGTCGTGGCCAAGGTGCTCGATACGTTGTTGTCCAAGCTGCTGGCGAAGGTGGGGCTGGATCGTTTGATGTCGGGCACCGGATTGACCCGACTGCTGGCCCGGATCGGTATCCAGGTGCCGGTCTCCGCCCTGATCGGCAAGATTGTCCACTGGTTCATACTGCTCGTATTCATGGTTTCGGCCGCCGAATCCCTCGGTCTGGCGCGTGTTTCCGCGACCCTGGACGTGCTGGCGCTCTATCTGCCCAAAGTCTTCGGCGCGGCATTGATTCTGCTTGCAGGCTTACTCCTGGCGCAGTTGGTCAATGGCTTGGTTCGTGGGGCGGCAGAAAGCGTGGGCCTCGACTATGCCAGCGGGCTGGGGCGCGTCGTGCAGGGGCTGGTGATCATCATCAGTATCTCCGTGGCGATCGGGCAACTGGAGATCAAGACCGATCTGCTCAATACCGTCGTGGCTATCGTGTTGATCTCGGTCGGGGTGGCGGTTGCCCTGGCTCTGGGGTTGGGCAGCCGCGAGGTCGCTGGCCAGATCATCGCCGGCATCTATGTCCGCGAGCTTTATCGGGTAGGGCAGACAATCAGGGTCGGTGACCTCGAGGGACATATCGAGGAAATCGGCACGGTCAAGACGACGCTGCTGACCACCCGGGGCGAGCTGGTCTCGCTGGCCAACCGTTCTCTGCTGGATGAACGGGTTAGCAGTCGTTAG
- a CDS encoding OmpA family protein — MKLKNTLGVIIGSVVAASSFSVLAQGQGAVEVEAFAKHWFSDESSRDFENDEAELYGASIGYFLTDDVELVLSHGVYRDVTTDDPVGNSGHKDIKGELTSLDALYHFGQPGAGLRPYISGGLAHQSIGQARSGRDQSTLANIGAGLKYYFTDMLYARAGLEGMYNFDDDQTDWQAGVGIGLNFGGSAGKRQEAAPEPVAEVCPDVDNDGVCDNVDRCPDTPANTTVDAEGCTAVAEVVRVELDVKFDFDKAQVKEESYADVKNLADFMNQYPQTTTTVEGHTDSVGTDAYNQKLSERRANAVRDVLVNEYGVQGNRVDSVGYGESRPVADNATESGRAINRRVEAEVEAQAR; from the coding sequence ATGAAACTGAAAAACACCTTGGGCGTCATTATTGGCTCGGTGGTCGCCGCATCTTCTTTCAGCGTGCTGGCTCAGGGCCAGGGCGCGGTTGAGGTGGAAGCTTTCGCCAAACATTGGTTCAGCGACGAGAGTTCGCGTGACTTCGAAAACGATGAGGCCGAACTGTACGGTGCATCGATTGGTTATTTTCTGACCGACGATGTGGAACTGGTTCTGTCGCATGGCGTTTACAGGGACGTGACTACCGACGATCCGGTAGGCAACAGCGGTCACAAGGATATCAAGGGCGAACTGACCTCCCTCGATGCCCTCTATCACTTCGGCCAGCCAGGTGCGGGCCTTCGCCCCTATATTTCCGGTGGTCTCGCCCATCAGAGCATTGGTCAGGCCCGCAGTGGTCGTGACCAGAGCACCTTGGCCAATATCGGTGCCGGCCTGAAGTACTACTTCACCGACATGCTTTATGCCCGGGCCGGTCTCGAAGGCATGTACAACTTCGATGACGACCAGACCGACTGGCAGGCCGGCGTGGGTATCGGCCTGAACTTCGGCGGCAGTGCCGGCAAGCGTCAGGAAGCGGCCCCGGAGCCGGTGGCTGAAGTCTGTCCCGACGTCGACAACGACGGCGTCTGCGACAATGTCGACCGTTGCCCGGATACTCCTGCCAACACCACTGTGGATGCCGAGGGCTGCACCGCCGTCGCCGAAGTGGTTCGTGTCGAGCTGGACGTCAAGTTCGACTTCGACAAGGCGCAGGTCAAGGAAGAAAGCTACGCCGATGTCAAGAATCTGGCTGACTTCATGAACCAGTACCCGCAGACCACCACCACTGTGGAAGGTCACACCGACTCCGTCGGTACGGACGCCTACAACCAGAAGCTGTCCGAGCGTCGCGCCAACGCAGTGCGTGATGTGCTGGTCAACGAGTATGGCGTGCAAGGCAACCGCGTGGACTCCGTCGGTTACGGCGAGTCTCGCCCGGTGGCCGACAACGCTACCGAGTCCGGCCGTGCGATCAACCGTCGCGTGGAAGCGGAAGTGGAAGCCCAGGCCAGGTAA